A segment of the Acidimicrobiales bacterium genome:
CGGCCGCTCGGCCCTTCGCCGGGCTCGCCGCAGCGCCCGGCGGCCGGCGGCGCTGCCGACCAAGCCGGCGGCGAAGCCGAGGACGGGTGACACCGCCAGCGCCAGCAGCACGCCCAGCACGCCCACCGGGTGGATGCCGTCCATGCCGCCCCACACCACCGCGCCGACGCCGCCGTCGACGAGCGCCGCGCCCACGAGGCCGCCCACCAGCGCGTGGCTCGAGCTCGAGGGGAGCCCGAGCCACCAGGTGACCAGGTTCCACATGAGCGCACCGGTGATGCCGGCGGCCACGACGGCGACCATGGCCGATGCGTCGACGTCGACCAGGCCGCCGATGGTGTCGGCCACCGCGGTGCCGGCCAGGAGGGGGCCGAGCACGTGGAACACGCTGGCCAGCACCACGGCCTGGCCCGGTGTGGCCGCACGGGTCGCCACGAGGGCGGCGATCGAGTTGGCCGCGTCGTGGAAGCCGTTGGTGACGTCGAAGGCCAAGGCGACCGCCACGGCCAGCACCAGACCGTCCACCGGGGGATTCTGCTCGCCGACCGCCGGCCCGGCCGGGATGGCCGCGGTGGCCGCCATGGCCGGGGGAGTTCCCGGCGCGCCCACCGTCTCGACCCGGCAGCTGGTCGACGCCGCGCACCGGGCCGCGGGCACCGCCGGCCGGGTGGAGCCCTTGCCCCGGTGGGCCCTCCGGGCGCCGGGCTGTTCGTGCCGGGAGCCCGCGAGAGCGTCGAGATGCTCTACGAGGACGAGCGGCCGTTCGTGATCGACGACTCGGCGTACGCCGCGCCGTTCGGCGACGACGCGACGCCGCACGAGGCGGCCCTGGCCGCCACCGTCGCCTGGTCTCGGGAGCAGGCGGCAGCGCGGGCCCGGGCGGCCTGAGCCCGCCGGGCGCCGGTTCGGGGCGGCATCAGCCCAGGAGGGCGGCGAAGCGCTCGAGCTCGCCCGGGATGTCCGGCCCGGCCGGCTGCCAGGCGACCTCGGTGACGCCGGAGAGCTCCAGGCCGGCGAGGCGCTCGCGCAGCTGATCGAGCGTTCCCGTGAGGGTGAAGGCCCGGGCCAGGTCGCCCGACACCATGGCCCGGTCGCGCTCCTGCAGGCCGACCATGTGGAGGGCGTGCAGCTCGAGGTGACGGGTGCGGTCGGGCAGCGCGTCGATGTCCGCCTTCCAGGCCGCGCCGCCGGGCAGGGCCTCGACGAGGGGGTTGCCGCGTTCGTACAGCAGGTGGATGCCGGCCCCCAGGA
Coding sequences within it:
- a CDS encoding inorganic phosphate transporter, with amino-acid sequence MAATAAIPAGPAVGEQNPPVDGLVLAVAVALAFDVTNGFHDAANSIAALVATRAATPGQAVVLASVFHVLGPLLAGTAVADTIGGLVDVDASAMVAVVAAGITGALMWNLVTWWLGLPSSSSHALVGGLVGAALVDGGVGAVVWGGMDGIHPVGVLGVLLALAVSPVLGFAAGLVGSAAGRRALRRARRRAERPVKQGEWVTAATLAFSHGANDAQKTMGLITAMLIAAGRLDSFTVPLWVKLTAGLSLTFGTALGGWRIARTLGRGIYRIRPLDGLVSQGASSAVILSAAAVGAPVSTTHVVASSVVGVGANRGRRHVRWAVVQEMLAAWVVTMPAGATVAALALPFWRWLS